From the Bacteriovorax sp. Seq25_V genome, the window TTCGTCTGCTAGATTGTCTTCTTTCTTCTCAACACCTTCACCTAGGTTAAGTTTATTGAAAGATTTAACAGAAATCGTAGCACCTGTATTCTTAGCAACTTCAGCTATTAGCTTAGAAATTGAAAGATCTGGGTTCTTAACGAATGTTTGCTCAAGAAGACAAACTTCTTTTGCAAGCTTAGCAAGTTTACCTTCAACGATTTTACCAATCATTGCTTCCGGCTTACCTTCTTCTTTAAGTTGAGCTGTATAAACTTCAGCTTCTCTCTTTTTGAAGTCTTCATCAATATCTGAACCAGATAGGAACTTTGGATCTGCAGCAGCTACGTGCATAGCGATATCTTTCGCTAATTCTTCAACTTCTGCTCCAGTGTTTGTTGTATTTAAATTAACAACAACACCGATTTTTCCACCGTGGTTATATGTACCAAAAACACCTTCAGTTTGGTCAATTACCATTCTTCTGATATCAACTTTCTCACCACACTTAAGTGTAAGCTCAGTAGCTTCACCATTCATTGCAGTTTGAAGAGCAGCAATATCAG encodes:
- the tsf gene encoding translation elongation factor Ts; this translates as MAITAGAVKELREKTGAGMMDCKKALTETNGDLEAAIDFLRTKGLATAAKKQGRVAAEGVVVTLNEGNTAVVVEVNCETDFVSKGDDFQGFAKKVANYALTNKPADIAALQTAMNGEATELTLKCGEKVDIRRMVIDQTEGVFGTYNHGGKIGVVVNLNTTNTGAEVEELAKDIAMHVAAADPKFLSGSDIDEDFKKREAEVYTAQLKEEGKPEAMIGKIVEGKLAKLAKEVCLLEQTFVKNPDLSISKLIAEVAKNTGATISVKSFNKLNLGEGVEKKEDNLADEVAKLTAKQ